Below is a genomic region from Pseudanabaena sp. PCC 6802.
TATGCTCTGATCCTGTTACTGAGCGGTGGAGTCTCCGGAGCTTTTGTATCGCAAAATCTAATGCTGTTTTTCCTGTTTTACGAAGTAGAACTAGTACCGCTGTATCTGTTAATTGCCATCTGGGGTGGAGCGCGGCGGGGCTACGCGGCGACAAAATTCCTAATTTATACAGCCGTATCCGGCATTTTACTTGTAGCGGCTTTCTTTGGGACAGCGGGTCTGGTGGGTTCGGAACTTCAGTCAGGTCTGAGTTTCGACTTAGACACGCTCCAAACACAGGTTCTGCCTATAGGAACTCAAACCATCTTGCTAGTGATGCTTTTGGTGGCATTCGGCATTAAAATTCCGATCGTGCCTCTACATACATGGCTGCCCGATGCTCACGTAGAAGCTTCCACACCCGTATCTGTCTTACTTGCAGGCATTCTACTGAAGTTAGGCACCTATGGCCTCCTTAGATTTGGACTTCAATTATTCCCAGAGGCGTGGCAAGAGATCGCGCCGATACTCGCAACCTGGGCGGTAATCAGCGTCATTTACGGCTGCCTCACCGCCATCACCCAAACCGACATGAAGAAAATGGTCGCTTACAGTTCCGTCGGCCACATGGGTTACATTCTCTTAGGAAGCTCGGCAGCTTCATCACTTTCACTACTGGGCGTGTCATTACAAATGGTGAGCCACGGCTTAATTTCCGCCTTACTATTCCTGATTGTGGGCGTGATTTATAGCAAGGCGGGGACGAGAGATATCAATAATCTCAACGGACTGTTCAACCCGGAGCGAGGAATGCCTTTAATTGGCACCTTAATGGTGCTAGGTGTGATGGCCAGCGCTGGGATTCCAGGCATGATGGGATTCATTTCCGAATTTATTCTATTTAGAGGCAGCTTTACCGTATTTCCAGTGCAGACGCTTTTGTGCATGATCGGTACTGGCTTGACTGCTGTCTACTTCTTGATCTTGATCGATCGCGTGTTTTTTGGCCGCATCTCCATATCTACACTCGATATCGATCGCCCCATCAGTCTGCAACCCACCCTACCGCGAGTCACTTGGAAAGAACGCACGCCCAGCATTATCCTGGCGATCGCAATTGTGGTGCTAGGCTTGCAGCCCAGTTGGGCAGTGCAGTCGATCGAGCCTACGACTTCAGCCATCGCTAAGACAATCCCAGTTCGCACGGCGATCGCACCTACTACATCAAACATCGCATCAAAGATCGCATCGAACTTGCTCTAGACACGAGGACAAAAAAATGACAACTACGAGCACTAACAGAACGATCGGCAATCCCACCGCTCCCATCTTGGAACGTTTAGAAGCAGGTGGTGCCTTACTGCCAGACAATCCCCAAAATCTCAAGGAAGTGGTGGGCATCCTCAAGAGTTATGGTGTGGTTTTAGATGCCTACAATCGCAATCTGATCGCGATCGCCGACCGCCAGTTCCTCAACTTCTTTCCGTTCTTCAAATACTTCAACGACAAGGTAGAGATCGGTCAACTGCTCAAGCACTGGTGGCACGATCGGATTAATTACGAGTTTGCCGAATATTGCATGAAGGCAATGCTCTGGCACGGCGGCGGCGGCATGGATGCCTATTTGGATACGCCGGAGTTCAAACAACTGGCTGAGAAAGCGATTCAAGCCAAGTTTAAATGGAATCCGTTGATTATGGGGCTGCACCGCGCTTTCCCAGAATTCCTGCCAGAGCAGATCCGCCAGATGTGCTACTACAGGGCATTAGGAGTATTCTGGTCAGTGATGGCTCCGATGTTTCTGAATCTCAGCGATCGCTACGATCGAGGTGAAATTAAAAATATCCCCGATGTGGTCGCGCACGTCCTCGATGGCTTAGTAGAAGCTGCCAATCTCCCGGTTGACTATACAGTTAATATCGGCGGTCAGGCTTATGAAATTATGCCCAGATCTGCAGGTCTCACT
It encodes:
- a CDS encoding CO2 hydration protein, yielding MTTTSTNRTIGNPTAPILERLEAGGALLPDNPQNLKEVVGILKSYGVVLDAYNRNLIAIADRQFLNFFPFFKYFNDKVEIGQLLKHWWHDRINYEFAEYCMKAMLWHGGGGMDAYLDTPEFKQLAEKAIQAKFKWNPLIMGLHRAFPEFLPEQIRQMCYYRALGVFWSVMAPMFLNLSDRYDRGEIKNIPDVVAHVLDGLVEAANLPVDYTVNIGGQAYEIMPRSAGLTFLMDTAVPYVEAVFFRSFPFRGTVSYNAQAYQISSDPADFNYGALYADPLPVGGAGIPPTLLMQDMRHFIPDYLQEIYDRSSRGEADVRVQICVSFQKSMFCVTTAAIKGLAPHPMDTTDPEEKQANRVYLQKWLKRLEKSRLLDVQTDT
- a CDS encoding NADH-quinone oxidoreductase subunit M, whose amino-acid sequence is YALILLLSGGVSGAFVSQNLMLFFLFYEVELVPLYLLIAIWGGARRGYAATKFLIYTAVSGILLVAAFFGTAGLVGSELQSGLSFDLDTLQTQVLPIGTQTILLVMLLVAFGIKIPIVPLHTWLPDAHVEASTPVSVLLAGILLKLGTYGLLRFGLQLFPEAWQEIAPILATWAVISVIYGCLTAITQTDMKKMVAYSSVGHMGYILLGSSAASSLSLLGVSLQMVSHGLISALLFLIVGVIYSKAGTRDINNLNGLFNPERGMPLIGTLMVLGVMASAGIPGMMGFISEFILFRGSFTVFPVQTLLCMIGTGLTAVYFLILIDRVFFGRISISTLDIDRPISLQPTLPRVTWKERTPSIILAIAIVVLGLQPSWAVQSIEPTTSAIAKTIPVRTAIAPTTSNIASKIASNLL